Proteins from a genomic interval of Dunckerocampus dactyliophorus isolate RoL2022-P2 chromosome 5, RoL_Ddac_1.1, whole genome shotgun sequence:
- the LOC129181377 gene encoding CD81 antigen-like — MALTGCTQCIKYMLFFFNFIFWLAGGVILGVALWLRHDSQTSNLLILQFEGNQAPGTFYISVYILIAVGAVMMLVGFLGCYGAIQESQCLLGTFFFFLVILFACEVAAAIWGFMNRDTISKELINFYDSAYIKAVDVSGSPSKDAAIKVLDVFHTTLDCCGKGDDTALFKQVASTLCPRKSPEDFLRSQSCHDKLIELFSEKLYLIGLAALVVAVIMIFEMIFTMVLCCGIRNSAAAY, encoded by the exons ATGGCGTTGACGGGCTGCACGCAATGCATTAAATATATGTTATTCttctttaattttattttctgg CTGGCTGGAGGGGTGATTTTAGGAGTGGCCTTGTGGCTCCGTCATGACAGTCAAACGAGCAACCTCCTCATTCTTCAGTTTGAAGGCAACCAAGCACCGGGCACCTTCTACATCA GTGTCTACATACTGATAGCTGTTGGAGCTGTGATGATGCTGGTGGGCTTCCTCGGCTGTTACGGAGCCATTCAGGAATCCCAATGCCTGTTGGGGACG ttcttcttctttttggtaATCCTCTTTGCCTGTGAAGTGGCTGCTGCCATCTGGGGTTTCATGAACAGAGACACG ATCTCCAAAGAACTGATCAACTTCTACGACTCAGCGTACATCAAGGCCGTGGATGTGTCAGGCTCCCCCAGTAAAGATGCTGCCATCAAGGTGCTAGATGTTTTTCACACCACG CTCGACTGCTGTGGCAAAGGGGATGACACGGCGCTCTTCAAACAAGTTGCCAGCACTTTGTGTCCCAGAAAGTCACCGGAGGATTTCCTGAGGTCTcag AGCTGTCACGACAAACTGATTGAGCTCTTTTCAGAGAAGCTCTACCTGATTGGCCTGGCTGCACTAGTGGTAGCCGTCATCATG atCTTTGAGATGATCTTCACCATGGTGCTCTGCTGTGGGATCCGTAACAGCGCAGCAGCCTACTGA
- the kcnc1b gene encoding potassium voltage-gated channel subfamily C member 1b isoform X2 yields MGLSDDKDRIVINVGGIRHQTYRSTLRTLPGTRLSWLAEPDAPNHFDYDAKIEEFFFDRHPGVFAHILNYYRTGKLHCPADVCGPLYEEELAFWGIDETDVEPCCWMTYRQHREAEEALDSFGGGGLLDLGNDDAEPEQEHGEDDVDEMTRRLAHGDSPDTRSGSLWSRWQKRVWALFEDPYSSKYARWVALASLFFILVSITTFCLETHEAFNPIINRTETELVDNITVEHTYQEPETAPYLTYIEGVCVVWFTFEFLMRITFCPNKFDFIRNALNIIDFVAILPFYLEVGLSGLSSKAAKDVLGFLRVVRFVRILRIFKLTRHFVGLRVLGHTLRASTNEFLLLIIFLALGVLIFATMIYYAERIGANPNDPRASEHTQFKNIPIGFWWAVVTMTTLGYGDMYPQTTSGMLVGALCALAGVLTIAMPVPVIVNNFGMYYSLAMAKQKLPKKKNRHIPRAPQPGSPNFCKSSISSQHQSPIAHDDVFEIKFQDSKLNGEAANAALANEDCPHIDQAISPEEIFSPSERERPCFLVTTAERPNHTGGRVRRETQRQHRSREPTESVCVMNHGVPTTMCMTHNGPSPT; encoded by the exons ATGGGCCTGAGCGACGACAAGGATCGCATTGTGATCAACGTGGGAGGGATCCGGCACCAGACGTACCGCAGCACCCTTCGCACCCTACCTGGCACTCGCCTGTCGTGGCTGGCCGAGCCTGACGCGCCCAACCACTTTGACTATGACGCCAAGATCGAGGAGTTTTTTTTCGACCGCCACCCCGGCGTCTTCGCGCACATCCTCAACTACTACAGGACAGGTAAGCTGCACTGCCCGGCCGATGTGTGCGGCCCCCTCTACGAGGAGGAACTGGCATTCTGGGGCATCGACGAGACGGACGTAGAACCCTGCTGCTGGATGACCTATCGCCAGCACCGGGAGGCGGAGGAGGCCCTTGATAGTTTCGGCGGGGGGGGACTGTTGGACCTGGGGAACGACGATGCTGAGCCCGAGCAGGAGCACGGTGAGGACGATGTGGATGAGATGACGAGGAGGCTGGCGCACGGTGACTCTCCTGACACCCGGAGTGGCAGCTTGTGGAGCCGGTGGCAGAAGCGTGTTTGGGCTCTGTTTGAGGACCCTTACTCCTCCAAATATGCAAGG TGGGTGGCTCTGGCCTCGCTGTTCTTTATCCTGGTGTCAATCACCACGTTCTGTCTGGAGACCCACGAGGCTTTCAACCCCATCATCAACCGCACCGAGACGGAGCTGGTGGACAACATCACAGTGGAGCACACCTACCAGGAGCCTGAGACGGCGCCCTACCTCACCTACATTGAAGGCGTTTGCGTGGTGTGGTTCACTTTTGAGTTCCTAATGCGAATAACTTTCTGCCCAAACAAATTTGACTTCATCCGGAATGCCCTGAACATCATCGACTTTGTCGCCATCCTGCCTTTCTACCTGGAGGTGGGCCTTAGCGGGCTCTCTTCTAAGGCAGCTAAGGATGTACTGGGTTTCCTCAGAGTGGTCCGCTTTGTAAGGATCTTGCGCATCTTCAAGCTCACTCGCCACTTTGTAGGACTGAGGGTGCTGGGCCACACACTGAGAGCCAGCACCAACGAGTTCCTTCTCCTCATCATCTTCCTTGCCCTGGGTGTCCTAATCTTTGCCACCATGATATATTACGCAGAACGGATTGGCGCTAACCCCAATGACCCTAGAGCCAGCGAGCACACGCAGTTCAAGAACATCCCGATCGGATTCTGGTGGGCTGTGGTGACCATGACGACCCTTGGCTATGGTGACATGTACCCTCAGACAACCTCTGGTATGCTGGTGGGAGCCTTGTGCGCCTTGGCAGGTGTGCTGACCATCGCCATGCCAGTCCCTGTGATTGTCAACAACTTTGGAATGTATTACTCCCTGGCCATGGCGAAACAGAAActaccaaagaaaaaaaataggcaCATCCCACGGGCGCCCCAACCTGGTTCTCCAAACTTCTGTAAATCAAGTATCAGCTCACAACACCAGAGCCCTATCGCCCACGACGACGTTTTCGAGATAAAGTTTCAAG aTTCCAAGCTGAACGGTGAGGCTGCCAACGCCGCCCTTGCCAACGAGGACTGCCCTCACATAGACCAGGCCATATCTCCAGAGGAAATCTTCAGCCCCAGCGAAAGAGAGCGGCCCTGCTTCCTGGTCACCACGGCCGAGCGGCCCAACCACACAGGGGGCAGAGTGAGGAGGG AGACCCAGCGACAGCACCGGAGCAGAGAACCAACTGAGTCAGTTTGTGTTATGAACCATGGTGTGCCAACCACTATGTGTATGACCCATAATGGCCCATCGCCTACCTGA
- the kcnc1b gene encoding potassium voltage-gated channel subfamily C member 1b isoform X1 yields the protein MGLSDDKDRIVINVGGIRHQTYRSTLRTLPGTRLSWLAEPDAPNHFDYDAKIEEFFFDRHPGVFAHILNYYRTGKLHCPADVCGPLYEEELAFWGIDETDVEPCCWMTYRQHREAEEALDSFGGGGLLDLGNDDAEPEQEHGEDDVDEMTRRLAHGDSPDTRSGSLWSRWQKRVWALFEDPYSSKYARWVALASLFFILVSITTFCLETHEAFNPIINRTETELVDNITVEHTYQEPETAPYLTYIEGVCVVWFTFEFLMRITFCPNKFDFIRNALNIIDFVAILPFYLEVGLSGLSSKAAKDVLGFLRVVRFVRILRIFKLTRHFVGLRVLGHTLRASTNEFLLLIIFLALGVLIFATMIYYAERIGANPNDPRASEHTQFKNIPIGFWWAVVTMTTLGYGDMYPQTTSGMLVGALCALAGVLTIAMPVPVIVNNFGMYYSLAMAKQKLPKKKNRHIPRAPQPGSPNFCKSSISSQHQSPIAHDDVFEIKFQDSKLNGEAANAALANEDCPHIDQAISPEEIFSPSERERPCFLVTTAERPNHTGGRVRRGYEKPWSLNSMSGMSGDASGVSSVSALPCSPPCLMQHSHSPIPSIM from the exons ATGGGCCTGAGCGACGACAAGGATCGCATTGTGATCAACGTGGGAGGGATCCGGCACCAGACGTACCGCAGCACCCTTCGCACCCTACCTGGCACTCGCCTGTCGTGGCTGGCCGAGCCTGACGCGCCCAACCACTTTGACTATGACGCCAAGATCGAGGAGTTTTTTTTCGACCGCCACCCCGGCGTCTTCGCGCACATCCTCAACTACTACAGGACAGGTAAGCTGCACTGCCCGGCCGATGTGTGCGGCCCCCTCTACGAGGAGGAACTGGCATTCTGGGGCATCGACGAGACGGACGTAGAACCCTGCTGCTGGATGACCTATCGCCAGCACCGGGAGGCGGAGGAGGCCCTTGATAGTTTCGGCGGGGGGGGACTGTTGGACCTGGGGAACGACGATGCTGAGCCCGAGCAGGAGCACGGTGAGGACGATGTGGATGAGATGACGAGGAGGCTGGCGCACGGTGACTCTCCTGACACCCGGAGTGGCAGCTTGTGGAGCCGGTGGCAGAAGCGTGTTTGGGCTCTGTTTGAGGACCCTTACTCCTCCAAATATGCAAGG TGGGTGGCTCTGGCCTCGCTGTTCTTTATCCTGGTGTCAATCACCACGTTCTGTCTGGAGACCCACGAGGCTTTCAACCCCATCATCAACCGCACCGAGACGGAGCTGGTGGACAACATCACAGTGGAGCACACCTACCAGGAGCCTGAGACGGCGCCCTACCTCACCTACATTGAAGGCGTTTGCGTGGTGTGGTTCACTTTTGAGTTCCTAATGCGAATAACTTTCTGCCCAAACAAATTTGACTTCATCCGGAATGCCCTGAACATCATCGACTTTGTCGCCATCCTGCCTTTCTACCTGGAGGTGGGCCTTAGCGGGCTCTCTTCTAAGGCAGCTAAGGATGTACTGGGTTTCCTCAGAGTGGTCCGCTTTGTAAGGATCTTGCGCATCTTCAAGCTCACTCGCCACTTTGTAGGACTGAGGGTGCTGGGCCACACACTGAGAGCCAGCACCAACGAGTTCCTTCTCCTCATCATCTTCCTTGCCCTGGGTGTCCTAATCTTTGCCACCATGATATATTACGCAGAACGGATTGGCGCTAACCCCAATGACCCTAGAGCCAGCGAGCACACGCAGTTCAAGAACATCCCGATCGGATTCTGGTGGGCTGTGGTGACCATGACGACCCTTGGCTATGGTGACATGTACCCTCAGACAACCTCTGGTATGCTGGTGGGAGCCTTGTGCGCCTTGGCAGGTGTGCTGACCATCGCCATGCCAGTCCCTGTGATTGTCAACAACTTTGGAATGTATTACTCCCTGGCCATGGCGAAACAGAAActaccaaagaaaaaaaataggcaCATCCCACGGGCGCCCCAACCTGGTTCTCCAAACTTCTGTAAATCAAGTATCAGCTCACAACACCAGAGCCCTATCGCCCACGACGACGTTTTCGAGATAAAGTTTCAAG aTTCCAAGCTGAACGGTGAGGCTGCCAACGCCGCCCTTGCCAACGAGGACTGCCCTCACATAGACCAGGCCATATCTCCAGAGGAAATCTTCAGCCCCAGCGAAAGAGAGCGGCCCTGCTTCCTGGTCACCACGGCCGAGCGGCCCAACCACACAGGGGGCAGAGTGAGGAGGG GTTATGAAAAGCCTTGGAGCCTTAACAGCATGTCTGGCATGAGCGGGGATGCCTCTGGAGTGTCCTCAGTGTCCGCCCTGCCCTGCAGCCCACCCTGTCTAATGCAGCACTCACATTCTCCCATCCCATCCATTATGTAG